From Triticum urartu cultivar G1812 chromosome 2, Tu2.1, whole genome shotgun sequence, a single genomic window includes:
- the LOC125537042 gene encoding flotillin-like protein 2 yields the protein MASFQVADASEYLAITGWGIDDVKLAKKAWVFMGQQCKKFSISPVNYEFEVHTIFILPAVFTIGPKITAAGGEESDRKDLEAQLLLYAKLIAPLHSSRSHVQELVKGIIEGETRVLAAELTMKEIFKGTKTFKEKVFNRVQLELNQFGLVIYNANVKQLVDVPGHEYFSYLGQKTQQDAANQAKVDVAEARMKGEVGAKKREGLTRQNAAKVDAETKVLSVRQQGQGLKEEAKFKAEVQVFENERAAEIAAAKAELAMKKAGWDKQAKVAEVEAAKAVAIREAELQMEVERKNAMRQTEKLKAEQLSKATVHYDTQVQESNAQLYSRQKAAEAKLFEQMRVAEARKAQADAHFFEQKMAEDAKLYAKQKEAESVGLVGKAKTEYVASMLQALGGNYHALRDYLMIDGGVYAEMARINAGAVNGMQPKISIWSNGGGADGAGNAAGEAAAGSALQQVAGVYKMLPPLLSTVHEQTGMLPPAWMGALPKDDAATN from the exons ATGGCTAGCTTTCAGGTGGCCGACGCGTCGGAGTATCTGGCCATCACCGGCTGGGGCATCGACGACGTCAAGCTCGCCAAGAAGGCGTGGGTTTTTATGGGGCAGCAGTGCAAGAAGTTCAGCATCTCGCCGGTGAACTATGAGTTCGAGGTGCACACCATCTTCATACTCCCCGCGGTCTTCACCATCGGCCCCAAGATCACAGCCGCCGGGGGCGAGGAGTCGGACAGGAAGGACCTTGAGGCGCAGCTCCTCTTGTACGCCAAGCTCATCGCGCCGCTGCACAGCTCGAGGAGCCACGTCCAGGAGCTCGTCAAGGGGATCATCGAGGGAGAGACCCGTGTGCTCGCCGCCGAGCTCACCATGAAGGAGATCTTCAAGGGCACCAAGACCTTTAAGGAGAAGGTGTTCAACCGGGTGCAGCTGGAGCTCAACCAGTTCGGCCTCGTCATCTACAACGCCAACGTGAAGCAGCTGGTGGACGTGCCGGGGCACGAGTACTTCTCCTACCTCGGCCAGAAGACGCAGCAGGACGCGGCGAACCAGGCCAAGGTGGACGTGGCGGAGGCCCGGATGAAGGGAGAGGTGGGAGCCAAGAAGAGGGAGGGGCTGACGCGGCAGAATGCGGCAAAGGTGGACGCCGAGACCAAGGTGCTGTCGGTGCGGCAGCAGGGCCAGGGGCTCAAGGAGGAGGCCAAGTTCAAGGCCGAGGTGCAGGTGTTCGAGAATGAAAGGGCGGCGGAGATCGCCGCGGCCAAGGCCGAGCTTGCCATGAAGAAGGCCGGGTGGGACAAGCAGGCCAAGGTGGCCGAGGTCGAGGCGGCCAAGGCCGTCGCCATCCGCGAGGCCGAACTTCAGATGGAGGTCGAGCGCAAGAACGCCATGCGCCAGACCGAGAAGCTCAAGGCCGAGCAGCTCAGCAAGGCAACCGTGCACTATGATACACAG GTTCAAGAATCAAATGCGCAACTCTATAGCAGGCAGAAGGCGGCGGAGGCAAAGCTGTTTGAGCAGATGAGGGTGGCGGAGGCGCGCAAGGCGCAGGCCGACGCGCACTTCTTCGAGCAGAAGATGGCCGAGGACGCCAAGCTCTACGCCAAGCAGAAGGAGGCAGAGTCCGTGGGCTTGGTGGGCAAGGCCAAGACGGAGTACGTGGCGTCCATGCTCCAGGCGCTCGGTGGCAACTACCACGCGCTCAGGGACTACCTCATGATCGACGGCGGCGTGTACGCCGAGATGGCGCGCATCAACGCCGGCGCGGTCAACGGCATGCAGCCCAAGATCAGCATCTGGAGCAACGGCGGTGGCGCGGACGGTGCCGGGAACGCGGCCGGAGAGGCCGCAGCTGGCAGCGCGCTGCAGCAGGTGGCCGGGGTGTACAAGATGCTGCCGCCGCTTCTGTCCACGGTGCACGAGCAGACCGGGATGCTGCCGCCGGCGTGGATGGGTGCACTGCCCAAGGACGATGCTGCTACCAACTGA